The Duganella sp. BuS-21 sequence CGCCCTTCCCGGCAGGCATCCTGATCGACCAGGGCCTGGGCGACAAGTTCCTGAAAGAGCAACTGTATCCCGAGGCATTCGAAGCGGCCTGCGCACGCGCGGCGCAGCCGCTGACCCTGCGCCGGCATGAAGGCTACGATCACGGCTACTACTTTATCGAGACCTTCGTGGAGGACCACCTGCGCTTCCACGCGCGCAATCTCGCTACAGCTTGATTTCCGTGCCCAGCTTGGTCAGGAACTGGGCGATCCACGCCGGATGCGCAGGCCAGGCCGGCGCGGTGACGAAAATGCCGTCGGTCACCGCCTGATCGACCGCGATGTCGGCATATTTGCCGCCGGCCAGCCTGACTTCGGGCGAGCATGCGGGATAGGCGGAGATGGTCTTGCCGCTGATGACTTCGGCGGCGGCCAGCAACTGGGCGCCGTGGCAGATGGCGGCAATCGGCTTGTTGGCGGCCGCGAACTGCTGGACCAATTCGATCACGCGCGGATTCAGGCGCAGGTATTCCGGCGCGCGGCCGCCGGCGATCATCAGCGCATCGTAGTTGCCGACATCGGCATCGGCGAAGCTGGCGTTCAGCTTGAACAGATGACCGGGCTTTTCGGAATAGGTCTGGTCGCCTTCGAAATCATGGATGGCGGTCTTGATGGTGTCGCCGGCCTTCTTGTCGGGGCAAACGGCATGCACCGTATGGCCGACCGCCAGCAGCGCCTGGAACGGCACCATGGTCTCATAATCTTCCGCAAAATCGCCCGTCAAAAACAGTATCTTCTTCGCAGCCACGGTGTATCCTTTCCTGAAAGTTAAAAGGGCCGCAACATTGTCGTTCCGGTCCAACGATACTACCCCGTTTGCACCATGTTTGCATTTCCTCACACGCCCCGCCACAACGCCGCCGTAAACTGGCCCGATGCCAGCCACTGCCCCACCCGCCCGCTACGACCTACCGTGGAAAACCGCGCTGACACACGCGTTCCGCGCATTCATGTCATTCTTCTTTGCCGAACTCAGCGAGCAGATCGACTGGAATAAGCGTGCCCGCTTCCACGACAAAGAACTGGCAAGCATCGGCTTCGGCGACGCCCCCAACGTCATGGTTGCCGACAAACTGGTCGAGGTTTGCCTTCGCCATGGCCGGGCTGTATCAGCATCGCTGGAGTAAACCGCGCATAATCGTGTTATTCAAAGTGCTTAACTGGATGATGGCCTTGCCTTCCTCATATCAAGAGCGCTATTGGCAAGCTATCAGAAGTTTGGAAAAGGAGCATAAAATGGCATGGCTTCCCCATTGGAGCAGTCCTTCATGGACAAAGGGCGGGAAGAAGGCCTGAAGAAGGGCTTGCGAGAAGGCCGAAAGGAAGGCTGGGAGGGAGGTCTGGAAAAAGGTCTGGAAGGAAGGTAATGCCGTTAAGTTAAGCGATGTCGTCCCGGCGAAAGCCGGGATCCATGCTGAGTTAGCCGGGCATGCACCTCATGGATTCCCGCATTCGCGGGAATGACGAAGCCTATTTTCAGCTTAACTTAACGGCATTACTGGAAGGAAGGCGCTGTTGCGGTGTTGGAACGTCAGCTCACGCGTCGCTTCGGGCCGCTCTCGGAGACCACCAGGAAAAAATTGGTCAGGGCCAGCCTGGCGCAGTTGGAAGCATGGGGCGATGCGCTGCCGGAGGCGAAAACGCTGAAGCAGGTGTTTAAATAGAAAAAGGCCGCAACGTCACCATTGCGGCCCCTCGATACCACGCGGCTAAAACGCTCAGGCGGCGCTCGCGGCCTTGCCCAGCACGGCGCGTATGGTACCCGCCAGATCTTCGGCCGAGAACTTCGCTACATACGCATCCGCGCCCACGCCCTTGACGTGATCCTCGTTGGTCTTGCCCGACAGCGAAGAATGGATCACCACCGGAATCTTGCCGAAGCGCGGATCCTGCTTGATCAGACGGGTCAGCGTAAAGCCATCCATCTCCGGCATTTCCAGGTCGGTCAGCACCATCGCCACGCGATCAGTGATCGGCAGGCCTTCGGCCTTGGCGCCTTCGGCGATCGATTGCAGACGGTCCCAGGCTTCCTTGCCCGACTTGGTCATGATGAAGTGCACGCCCATTGCCTCCAGGCCTTTTTCGATCAGATTGCGCGCCACCACCGAATCGTCGGCGGCCAGCACGACCGAACCCGGCTTGAGTATCACTTTCGGGCCGATGGTTTCCGGATCGATGTCGTCGCGCTCCGGCGGCACCAATTCGCGCAGAATGGTTTCCACGTCCAGCACCTGGGCCAGGCGGGTATTCTGCACGTCGCCGTCAACGCGGGCAATACTGGTAACCTTGCCGCCGGCCGTGCCTTCGGCGGTCAGCACCTGGCTCCAGTCCAGGCGCACGATTTCATCCACAGATTCCACCGCGAACGCCTGCGTGGTACGCGCGAACTCGGTGACCAACATGATATTCAGACCGGTTTTTGGGGTCACACCGACAATGCCTGGCAAATCCAGCACCGTGATGATTTGTCCGCGCAGATTCACAACGCCGAGCATGTGTGGCGGGGATCCGGCCACAGCAGTCACTTCAGGCATCGCCACGATCTCGCGGATTTTGAAGACGTTAATGCCGAACAACTCCGAGTGTTCGCCGTTGGCGTCGCCGCCCAGACGGAACAGAAGCAATTCGAACTTGTTGGAGTTGGTTAAGTTACTGCGCTCATCAACTTCCTGCTGAACAGATTTCATGGATATCGTCTCCTTCGGTGGTCCTAAGGCAGTATAACGTTTGCAAGAGGAAGATGTTGTGTTGGAGAACGATAAACAACAAAAAAAGGAAGCCCGCAGGCTTCCTTTTTACATGTACTTTAACGAAGTACGAATTCTGGAGCGGGAGAAGAGTCTCGAACTCTCGACCTCAACCTTGGCAAGGTTGCGCTCTACCAACTGAGCTACTCCCGCAGAAGGCAATATTATGACAGAAAGATTTTCCTTCCGCCAGTACCTCTGCCCAACTTTTTACCGTTCTTCCAATAGTGTAAGCTTAGCCTCGTTTGCCCACGGAGAAGAGCAGGAATGGATTCCATCGAAGTTGTGCTGATCATGCTGCTGGCGGTGGTGGCCAGCGCCTACATCCGCAGGGTGCTGCCGCGCTCCATCCCGCTGCCGCTGGTGCAGATCGCCCTCGGCGCGCTGATCGCCGCCAAATCGAGTCATGGCGTCGACCTCGAGCCGGACCTGTTCTTCCTGGTCTTCCTGCCGCCGCTGCTGTTCCTCGACGGCTGGCGCATCCCCAAGAGCGGCCTGCTACGCGACAAAGGCACCATCCTGGAACTGGCTTTCGGTTTGGTCGTGTTTACGGTGGTGGGCGCCGGCTTCCTGATTCACTGGATGATTCCCGCCATGCCGCTGCCGGTGGCGTTCGCGCTGGCGGCCATCGTCTCGCCGACCGACCCGATCGCGGTCAGCTCGATCGCCTCCAGCACGCCGATCCCGAAACGCCTGATGCACATCCTGGAAGGCGAATCGCTGCTGAACGACGCTTCCGGCCTGGTGTGCTTCCGCTTCGCGGTGGCGGCGGCCATGACCGGCGCCTTCTCGCTGCAAACCGCCGCCCTCACCTTCGTCTGGCTGGTGGTGGCAGGCATCGCGGCCGGCGTCGGCCTGACGCTGCTGATCACCTGGGTGCAGCGCTGGCTGGTGCGTCACTTCGGCGAACCTGCCGGCTCACCGATCCTGGTCAACCTGCTGATCCCCTTCGGCGCCTACCTGGTGGCCGAACGCCTGCACGCCTCCGGCATCCTGGCGGCGGTGGCGGCCGGCGTCACCATGAGCTACGTGGAACTGAGCGGCCACGCGCACGCCAACACCCGCATCCAGCGCTCGGCGGTCTGGGACACGGTGCAGTTCGCGCTCAACGGCGTGATGTTCGTGCTGCTCGGCGAACAGCTGCCCGACATCTTCCGCCTGGCCGGCGCCTCGCTCGAAGAAAGCGGCCATGTCAACCGCTGGTGGCTGGTGGTGTACGCCTTCGCCATCACCGGCGGCTTGCTGACGCTGCGCATGGCCTGGGTCTGGGCCTCGCTGCGGCTGACCATCTTCAAGCAGAAGGTGCGCCATCTGCCGCGCCACAAAATCAATCCGCGCCTGCTGCTGGCGACCACGCTGGCCGGCGCACGCGGCACCATCACCCTGGCCGGCGTACTCACGTTGCCGTTGGTGCTGCCGGACGGCTCGCCCTTCCCGGCGCGCGCACTGACCATCTTCCTGGCCTGCTCGGTGATCCTGATCTCGCTGCTGGTGGCCAGCATCGCCCTGCCACGCCTGCTGGCCGGCGTCACCTTCCCCGCCGAACCCGAGGCGCAGCAGGAAGAAGACCTGGCAAGGCGGGCGGCGGCCAACGCCGCGATCAGCGCCATCGAAAAAACGCAAATCGCGCTGATGGAGTCGGACGCCTGCGTCGATCCGGAAGTCTATCCGCAGGCGGCGGCGCGCGTGATCGCCTTCTATGAGCACAAGCTCAAGGAAGTCGATCCCGCCAGCGAGACGGCCTGGCGCAAGACCGACTCCGCCGAAAAGGAATTGCGCCTGGCGGCACTGGATGCCGAGCGCCGCACCGTCTGGGAGCTGGCGCGGCACGATCACATCTCCGACGCGATCTCGCGCAAGCTGGTGCGTGAAATCGACCTGATGGAAGCGCGCTATCGCTAAGCCCATGCAAAGGACCCGGACCATCATCGCCATCGCCTGGATTTTGTTCTGGGTGCTCATGGTATCGACCTCGGTGCAGGAATACCTGCGCGGCCATGACCACGGGATCTGGAAGCCGATCCTGTGGGAGACATCATCGGCGCTGACCGGCACCCTGCTGCTGCTGGCGCAACGCCACACCACGCGCAGGTACGATGCCCTGATCGCCACGCCGGTGCGCTGGTTCCTGCGCCAGCTGGCCTGGTTGCCGGTGTACTGGATCGCCTTCGTGCCGATCGCCTTCGGCCTGCGCCACATCGTCTATTCATGGATGGGCGACACCTACACCCACGAAGGCTGGGCCGAAGTTTACCTGTACGAAGACATCAAGATGACGGTGTTCTTCTGCATCTTCGCCACCATCACCTTCGGCGTGCTGTCCTTCCACGCCATGCTGGACGAAAAAGTCCGCGTGGAGCGCGCCAACGCCTCGCTGCGCGAAGCGCAGCTGCTGCGACTGAGCCAGCAGATGCAGCCGCATTTCCTGTTCAACGCGCTGAACACGATATCGTCGCTGATGTACAGCGACGTGGCGCGCGCCGACGCCATGCTGATCCAGCTGTCCGACGTATTGCGCGCCACGCTGGACGTGGGCGAACGCCACCTGGTGCCGCTGGAGACCGAATTGCGCATCCTGCGCGGTTACGCCGCGCTGATGGCCGAACGCTTTTCAGATCGCGTCACCATCACATGGGACATCGACGAAACGCTGCTGGCATGCGAAGTTCCGGTGATGAGCATGCAGCCGCTATTGGAAAACATCTTCAAGCACACCGTCGAAAAGCGCCGCCAGCCCACCGCCATCCACATCGCGGTCCAGCGCCAGCGGGACACTCTGCTGCTACGCCTCGAAGATGACAGCGGCACGCTGTCCCCCAACGTCGGGGTCAGTTCCGACAATCGGACAAATGGCATCGGCGTGCGCAATCTGCGCGCGCGCCTGGCGGCTTTGTACGGCAAGCGGGCCGGCTTCGAGCTGGTTCCATTGGAGCCCGCCGGCGTGCGGGCCGAGGTGCGGCTGCCATGCGCGTCCTGATCGTTGACGACGAGCGGCCGGCGCGCGACAAGCTGCGCCGCATGCTCGAATCCGAGCCGGGCATCGACGCCATCGAAGAAGCGCGCGACGGTGTGGAGGCGCTGGAGCTGCTGGCCGCCTTCGCGCCGGATGTACTGCTGCTGGATATCCAGATGCCGGAGATTACCGGCCTCGATGTCGCCGCCTCACTGCCTTCGCCGGCGCCGCTGGTGGTGTTCGTCACCGCCTACGACGAATACGCCATCCGCGCCTTCGACGCCAACGCCATCGACTACCTGCTCAAGCCCTACGACCAGCCACGCCTGCAACGCGCGCTGCAGCGGGTGCGCGAACGCCTGGCCCTGCAACGCCCGCCGCAGCAAGCCGCCATGCCGGAGCTGCCAGCCGTGACGCAGTTGCTGGTCCCGGAACGCAGCGGCACACGGGTGGTGAAGGTAGACCAGATTCAGTGGATAGAAACGGCCGACAACTACGTCATCCTGCATACCGATGACGGCGAGCCGCTGATGCGCCAGACGCTGGCCGGCCTGCTGGAAAAACTCGGCCCGCGCTTCGTGCGTTGCCACCGCCGCGCCGCCGTGCAACTGAGCTGGATCGCCAGCATCGTCAATCTCGACAAGGGCGACGGTGAGCTGATACTCCACAACGGCGCCCGCGTACCGTGCAGCCGCCAATGCCGCGCCGATGTCATGGCGCGGCTGTAGACCGCAAGCCTCCGATTCGCCCCAGCCGGCGCCCGGCTCGCCCCACGCCGCTCGACGCCTGCCCGCTCCATGGTTAATCTGGCATCAACCAAAAGGAGCTTGCAATGACTAATCAACGCCTGTTTTTCCTCGACTGGATCCGCATCCTCGCCTTCTTCGTGCTGATCCTGTACCACACCGGCATGTACTACGTCACCTGGGACTGGCACGTGAAAAGCCCTTACGCCAGCGACGCCATCGAGCCGCTGATGATCCTGTCCTCGCCGTGGCGTCTCGGCCTGCTGTTCATGATCTCCGGCGTGGCCACCGCCTTCATGCTGAAGAAGTTCAAAGTCGGCGTGCTGCTTAAGCAGCGCAGCTGGCGCCTGTTGGTGCCGCTGGTGTTCGGCATGTTCGTGATCGTGCCGCCGCAGGCCTACTTTGAAGTAGTGGAGAAAGTGGCCTACCAAGGCAGCTACACGGAGTTCATGGACTTGTACGTCACCAGCTATCAAGGCTTCTGCCGAGGAACGGACTGCCTGCGCATGCCGACCTGGAACCACCTGTGGTTCGTGGCCTATCTGTGGGCCTACACCATGATCGGCGGCTTGATGGTCTGGCTGCTCGGTGCGCGCTTCAGCGCCATCTCAAATACGCTGGGCCGCCTGCTCACCGGTTGGAAGATTATCGTGCTGCCGGTGGCGATACTAGCGGTGGCGCGCTTCGCGCTGGTCGACCGCTTCCCCACCACCCACGCCCTGGTCGACGACTGGTACAGCCACGCCCAGTACTTCTTCCTGTTCGCATTGGGCGCCCTGCTGGCGATGCAAAACGCGCTGTGGGCACGCATCGAAGCGTTGCGTTTCACCAGCCTTGGCCTGTGGCTTGCCAGCTGGGCACTGATCGTCTGCTACTGGTCGATCCCTGAGGCGCTGGCCAACGCGCCCGAAGTCCAGCAATGGAAACCGCTGATGCGCACCATCTACTGCCTGTGTCAATGGGCGCCTATCCTGACCGTCTGCGGCTTCGGACACCGCCACCTGAACTTCGACAGCGCCAAGCGCCGCTACCTGACCGAAGCCGTGTTCCCGGTCTACATCCTGCACCAGACGCTGATCGTCACCATGGCGCACTGGATGAAACCGGTCAAGCTGGCGCCAACCATCGAAGGCGTGTTCCTGATCGTACTGACCTTCGCCATCAGCTTCACCGTGTTTGAAATGGTGCGCCGCATCGCCGTGTTGCGCCCACTGTTCGGATTGGGACCGCTTACTTCACAAACGTCAGCGTATGTTGCGCAGGTCCCGGCAGCAGCGGCGACTCCCGGCCGGTAAGCCAGTCGGTGCGGCCGTCGAGGAACCATGGCGACAACGGATGGCCGCTCTGCCCGGCCGGCATGTTGAAGATGCCCTTGTCTTCGCGGCCCGGCGATACGCTCATGCGCTCGGACTGGCCGAACGTAGGACCGGCCACGCGCGGCATATGCTGGTCGCCGGCCAGCATGTCCGGCGCCACCTTCAGGTACTTGCCCAGTACCGGAATCGCCGACGCCATCGGATGCGCACTGGCCGCCGTGTTGCGCTGGCCCCAGGTGGCGGCCGACAATGGCTGGCCGTCCTTGGTCAAGTCCTTGATCACGCGATCCAGCGCCGCCAACTGCAAGGCCTGCCAATCCGCATACTGCGACGGCAGCCAGGCCGCAGGCTGCTGGTCCAGCAGACGCGCCAGCACCACCGGCCAGCGCGAGCTGACGGCAGCCATGCTGGCCTTGGGATCGACCTGCGCCAGCTGGGCGTTCGCGCTTTCGTAGACGATGTCGTATACCGCATACATGAAGCCGCGCGTGATGCGATAGCCGACCGAATCCACGCTGGCTTTGCCGGTCCAGCCGTCCTTCAACAGCGCCAGCGCCTCGGTGCGCGCCGGATTGCCGACCACCGCCTTGGCATCCAGCGCGGCGACGGCGCGCTCGCGCCACGCGGTCAGGAACACGGCGCGGTCATCGAGACCGATGGCGTAAACCTTCTTCACATCCGTCTTCGGCCCCAGTGCCGCCAGGTCGTCGCGCACCTGATGCGTGCGTGCGCCAAGATCGAAGCCGCCATCGCCCAGCAGTTCCGCGCCGGCGGCTGCCAGCTGGCGGCTGTTGGCCGTGGCGAGATGGCCGTCGGCCGGATTCATCACCTTCGGATACTCGGCCGGCGACAGCCAGCCTTGCCACACGCCGGCCGCATCGTCCACGCCCAACGGATAAGTAGACGCCACACCGGCCGATGCCGATGCCCGGCGCGGCAGCGGACCGGCGATGGTCCAGCCGATATTGCCCTTGTCGTCGCCGCCGACGAAATTCTGCGCCGGGATGCCGGCGGTCGGCGCGATCGCCAGCGCCTGCTCCAGCGTGTCCGCCATTTCCAGCTTGCCGGCATTGAAGTTGACCGCCACCGGCGCATGCGCGGTCCAGCGCAGTGCATAGCTGCGGCCCGTCGCCTCGCGGATCGGGCCGAGCGAGGTTTCGCGCACGATGTATTTCGCCGCCGGCGCGCCCTTGATCAAAATCGTTTCCTCATGCGCCACCGGGGTTTCCCAACCGGCTTGCGTGCGCACCTGGCCCGGCTTGGACGGATCGCTTTCCAGCGCGATGAAGTCCATGTAGTCGCCGTAGCTGTTGGTGAAGCCCCATGCCACGTGGCCATTGCTGCCCACCACCACAAACGGAGCGCCCGGCAGCGTGACGCCGACCATGCGGCGCTGGCCGCCCTTCCCGTCCGGGAACTGCAGCGCGACGCGATACCACGTGGCCGGCAGCTGTATTCCGAGGTGCATGTCATCGGCGACGATGGCCGCGCCGTTGTCGCTGCGGCTGCCCGCGACGGCCCAGTTGTTGCTGCCCACGGTGTTGAGAAATTCGGCCGCCGCCACCTTGGCCGGCACCGGCGCATCGCCGGCCGTCGGCTGCCCCCACCACGCGGGCGGAGCGGAGGGAATCAGCACATCGGCGGCGCCGATGGTTCTCGCATCCAGCGGCGCATCCCAGGGCGTGGACTCAGGCGCCAGAAAGGCGCGCTGCTCTTCGGTGGCATGCTCCTTGAACCAGCCGCGCGCCAGTTCACGCGGTTCCTGGCTGCCCTGCAGATCGAAATACATGGCCCAGATCACCAGCATGGTGTCGGCAGGCGCCCAGGCGCGCGGCGCCAGGCCGACCAGCGCGTATTCGAACGGCTGCGCGCTCAAGCCCTTCAAGCCGTCGTTGACGCCGGCGACGTAGCGGTCCAGCAGCGCGCGGTCGGCCGCCGGCATGGCCTTCACCGCCAGCTCGGCGCGTGCGCGGAAGCGATGCAGGCGGTGCGCTTTGTCGACCTGCAGCGCGCGCTCGCCGAACAACTCGGACAGCTCGCCGGCCGCCACGCGACGCAGCAGATCCATCTGGAAGTAGCGCTCCTGGGCGTGCACGAAACCGGTGGCGTAGGCCACGTCGCCCCGGCTGCCGCCGCTGATCAGCGGCACGCCGTGCGCGTCACGCGCCACGCTGGCCGTGGTCTCCAACCCTGCGGCCTGACGTGAACCTTCGAGCTGCGCCAGGCTGCCGCGCAAATACAGCCATGCGGTGACCACCGCCAGCAGCAGCAACAGCACCGCCGCGATCAATACGCGCCTGGACCACACCAGCACCCGGTTTTTCTGCATACCATCCCCATGATAAAAATCGTCAATTGGGCATACTGCCAGAGAGAGGGAGCGCGGGCAACCAACTACTTGACGCGGGCTATGGATTAGCGTTAAAGATCCATTTCCCAGGTCTGGTTGACCATGTCCTTACCGAACGTATGCACCGGTCCATGTCGCCGGGACGCTGCGCGCGCAACACAAAAGGTTGGGCGTATTTCATGCACGCGGCGATTTTGCGACACATTGCTGACCGAGTCGGCAAGCGGTCGCCTTCAGTGTGCTACAGTCGAAACAACACGACCATACGGCCACCGCCGCCTCTTGCCATGTTAGCTGCACCGATCCCCGACTACGACCAGGAGCGGCTCGCCGCCCTGCGCGAAATGCTGATCCTCGACACGCCGCCGGAGGAACGCTTCGACAAAGTGGTGCAATTCGCCGCGCAGGAATTCGACGTGCCGATCGCGCTGATCTCGCTCATCGACGAGAACCGCCAATGGCTCAAGGCACGCGTGGGCTTGGATGTCTGCGAAACGGCACGCGACGTGTCCTTCTGCGGACACGCCATCCTGCAGGGCGACATCTTCATCATTCCCGATTCCCGCGCCGACGAGCGCTTCGCCGACAATCCGCTGGTGGTCGATGAACCGCATGTGATCTTCTACGCCGGTGCGCCGCTGCGCATGTCGTCCGGCTACACCATCGGCACCTTGTGCCTGATCGACCACGAGCCGCGCCAACTGGACGCCACCGAATTGGCCATCCTCACCACGCTGCGAGATTTGCTGGTGGAGGAACTGAGCAACCCGGCGGAGGCGCCCCATGCCTGAGGCCACGAACAAACACCTGGACATGCTGCTGGTGGAAGAGCAAAGCCTGCTGCGCAAGACGGTCTCGCTGACGGCGCGCTCGCTCGGCCTGGGCACGGTACACGAAGCGGCCACCATCCAGGCGGCCGAACGCATGCTGCGCGAGCAGAAGTTTCACGGTGCGGTGATTTCGATCGATTGCGGCGCCCACGGTGATTGCCTCTACAATCTGGCATTGCTGGACAAAGTGCGCAACGGCCTGTCGGCCAGCGCCGCGACGATACCGATAGCGGTGATGGTGGACCAGGCCACGGCGGACCTGATGCGCGAGCTGCGAGAGCGCCAGGTCAACCGCGTGATCCTCAAACCCTTCCGTGCAAAAATCCTGCTGGAAGCCTTTGAATCGTTCGGCGGGCCGGCACCCGCGCAGAAAAACGGCTAGTAGATCTCGCGCGCCACCTCGCGCACGGACTTCAGCAGCAGCTCGGCGCCCGGCGACAGGATGTGGCCATCGACCTTGATGATGCCGAAGGCGTCCATCCGGCACGGCAGCTCGATCGGCAGGATGTTCAGCACGCCCTGTGCTTCGTAATACTGCGCCACCGCGATCGGCATGACGTTGAGCGCGTCGGTCTGCTGCAGCAGCGGCTTAATCAGCAGCACCGCCGTGGTATCGACCACGTTGACCGGCA is a genomic window containing:
- a CDS encoding DJ-1/PfpI family protein, which gives rise to MAAKKILFLTGDFAEDYETMVPFQALLAVGHTVHAVCPDKKAGDTIKTAIHDFEGDQTYSEKPGHLFKLNASFADADVGNYDALMIAGGRAPEYLRLNPRVIELVQQFAAANKPIAAICHGAQLLAAAEVISGKTISAYPACSPEVRLAGGKYADIAVDQAVTDGIFVTAPAWPAHPAWIAQFLTKLGTEIKL
- a CDS encoding chemotaxis protein encodes the protein MKSVQQEVDERSNLTNSNKFELLLFRLGGDANGEHSELFGINVFKIREIVAMPEVTAVAGSPPHMLGVVNLRGQIITVLDLPGIVGVTPKTGLNIMLVTEFARTTQAFAVESVDEIVRLDWSQVLTAEGTAGGKVTSIARVDGDVQNTRLAQVLDVETILRELVPPERDDIDPETIGPKVILKPGSVVLAADDSVVARNLIEKGLEAMGVHFIMTKSGKEAWDRLQSIAEGAKAEGLPITDRVAMVLTDLEMPEMDGFTLTRLIKQDPRFGKIPVVIHSSLSGKTNEDHVKGVGADAYVAKFSAEDLAGTIRAVLGKAASAA
- a CDS encoding Na+/H+ antiporter — encoded protein: MDSIEVVLIMLLAVVASAYIRRVLPRSIPLPLVQIALGALIAAKSSHGVDLEPDLFFLVFLPPLLFLDGWRIPKSGLLRDKGTILELAFGLVVFTVVGAGFLIHWMIPAMPLPVAFALAAIVSPTDPIAVSSIASSTPIPKRLMHILEGESLLNDASGLVCFRFAVAAAMTGAFSLQTAALTFVWLVVAGIAAGVGLTLLITWVQRWLVRHFGEPAGSPILVNLLIPFGAYLVAERLHASGILAAVAAGVTMSYVELSGHAHANTRIQRSAVWDTVQFALNGVMFVLLGEQLPDIFRLAGASLEESGHVNRWWLVVYAFAITGGLLTLRMAWVWASLRLTIFKQKVRHLPRHKINPRLLLATTLAGARGTITLAGVLTLPLVLPDGSPFPARALTIFLACSVILISLLVASIALPRLLAGVTFPAEPEAQQEEDLARRAAANAAISAIEKTQIALMESDACVDPEVYPQAAARVIAFYEHKLKEVDPASETAWRKTDSAEKELRLAALDAERRTVWELARHDHISDAISRKLVREIDLMEARYR
- a CDS encoding histidine kinase, whose protein sequence is MQRTRTIIAIAWILFWVLMVSTSVQEYLRGHDHGIWKPILWETSSALTGTLLLLAQRHTTRRYDALIATPVRWFLRQLAWLPVYWIAFVPIAFGLRHIVYSWMGDTYTHEGWAEVYLYEDIKMTVFFCIFATITFGVLSFHAMLDEKVRVERANASLREAQLLRLSQQMQPHFLFNALNTISSLMYSDVARADAMLIQLSDVLRATLDVGERHLVPLETELRILRGYAALMAERFSDRVTITWDIDETLLACEVPVMSMQPLLENIFKHTVEKRRQPTAIHIAVQRQRDTLLLRLEDDSGTLSPNVGVSSDNRTNGIGVRNLRARLAALYGKRAGFELVPLEPAGVRAEVRLPCAS
- a CDS encoding response regulator encodes the protein MRVLIVDDERPARDKLRRMLESEPGIDAIEEARDGVEALELLAAFAPDVLLLDIQMPEITGLDVAASLPSPAPLVVFVTAYDEYAIRAFDANAIDYLLKPYDQPRLQRALQRVRERLALQRPPQQAAMPELPAVTQLLVPERSGTRVVKVDQIQWIETADNYVILHTDDGEPLMRQTLAGLLEKLGPRFVRCHRRAAVQLSWIASIVNLDKGDGELILHNGARVPCSRQCRADVMARL
- a CDS encoding acyltransferase family protein, producing MTNQRLFFLDWIRILAFFVLILYHTGMYYVTWDWHVKSPYASDAIEPLMILSSPWRLGLLFMISGVATAFMLKKFKVGVLLKQRSWRLLVPLVFGMFVIVPPQAYFEVVEKVAYQGSYTEFMDLYVTSYQGFCRGTDCLRMPTWNHLWFVAYLWAYTMIGGLMVWLLGARFSAISNTLGRLLTGWKIIVLPVAILAVARFALVDRFPTTHALVDDWYSHAQYFFLFALGALLAMQNALWARIEALRFTSLGLWLASWALIVCYWSIPEALANAPEVQQWKPLMRTIYCLCQWAPILTVCGFGHRHLNFDSAKRRYLTEAVFPVYILHQTLIVTMAHWMKPVKLAPTIEGVFLIVLTFAISFTVFEMVRRIAVLRPLFGLGPLTSQTSAYVAQVPAAAATPGR
- a CDS encoding penicillin acylase family protein; translation: MQKNRVLVWSRRVLIAAVLLLLLAVVTAWLYLRGSLAQLEGSRQAAGLETTASVARDAHGVPLISGGSRGDVAYATGFVHAQERYFQMDLLRRVAAGELSELFGERALQVDKAHRLHRFRARAELAVKAMPAADRALLDRYVAGVNDGLKGLSAQPFEYALVGLAPRAWAPADTMLVIWAMYFDLQGSQEPRELARGWFKEHATEEQRAFLAPESTPWDAPLDARTIGAADVLIPSAPPAWWGQPTAGDAPVPAKVAAAEFLNTVGSNNWAVAGSRSDNGAAIVADDMHLGIQLPATWYRVALQFPDGKGGQRRMVGVTLPGAPFVVVGSNGHVAWGFTNSYGDYMDFIALESDPSKPGQVRTQAGWETPVAHEETILIKGAPAAKYIVRETSLGPIREATGRSYALRWTAHAPVAVNFNAGKLEMADTLEQALAIAPTAGIPAQNFVGGDDKGNIGWTIAGPLPRRASASAGVASTYPLGVDDAAGVWQGWLSPAEYPKVMNPADGHLATANSRQLAAAGAELLGDGGFDLGARTHQVRDDLAALGPKTDVKKVYAIGLDDRAVFLTAWRERAVAALDAKAVVGNPARTEALALLKDGWTGKASVDSVGYRITRGFMYAVYDIVYESANAQLAQVDPKASMAAVSSRWPVVLARLLDQQPAAWLPSQYADWQALQLAALDRVIKDLTKDGQPLSAATWGQRNTAASAHPMASAIPVLGKYLKVAPDMLAGDQHMPRVAGPTFGQSERMSVSPGREDKGIFNMPAGQSGHPLSPWFLDGRTDWLTGRESPLLPGPAQHTLTFVK
- a CDS encoding GAF domain-containing protein; this encodes MLAAPIPDYDQERLAALREMLILDTPPEERFDKVVQFAAQEFDVPIALISLIDENRQWLKARVGLDVCETARDVSFCGHAILQGDIFIIPDSRADERFADNPLVVDEPHVIFYAGAPLRMSSGYTIGTLCLIDHEPRQLDATELAILTTLRDLLVEELSNPAEAPHA
- a CDS encoding response regulator, whose amino-acid sequence is MPEATNKHLDMLLVEEQSLLRKTVSLTARSLGLGTVHEAATIQAAERMLREQKFHGAVISIDCGAHGDCLYNLALLDKVRNGLSASAATIPIAVMVDQATADLMRELRERQVNRVILKPFRAKILLEAFESFGGPAPAQKNG